The uncultured Carboxylicivirga sp. genomic interval AGGAGTTCTGATTTCGTGACTCATATTGGTTAAAAAAGCAGTTTTAAGTCTCTCTGATTCTTCAGCTTTTTCTTTAGCTTTAACTAGTTCTTCGGTTCGTAATTCAACTATCTTTTCTAAATTAACATATGATTCTTTTAACTTCTTTTCGGCAGTTTGTTTTTTGCTAATCTGTTGACTAATAATTTTGGAGAATACAAAAAGACTAAACAAGATAATTAACGAAGAAATGATATATTCTTTATAAATTGGAAATAGTATAGCTTTTAATTCAGCTTTAGATATAAAAGTACAAAACTTCCAATAATTGGTATTTATTTCATTAATAATGAATAGTTCATCATCTTTTAGTGAAACTATATTTTTATTATCGTATCGTGTTGGTGTGATAGTTGTAAAGGTATAAATGCCTTTATTGTTATTGATTACACCGCTGTACTTTTGATTTATCTCAGTCCACGCAGCCTGATGTTCTTCCTTAAATGTGTATTCTTTAACATTATTAAACATAAAGGAGAATTCCTTATATACACTATCTGCATGTAGATAAAAACCATCATTATTAATTAAAATATTCACTCCTTTTGAGTCATATACATTTCTCTCCATACCCGATAATATGGGATCCAATAAGTAATTGATTACTATTATGCCTTTAAACAAATTTTCTTTCGAGTAAACTGGAGCACAAAAGCGAACCATTGGTTTAAAAGGATATTCAATTTTTGAATGCTCAATATTAAGATCTGCTGGTGATATATAAATGTGGTTTTCTTTTAACGCTGCTGTCTTTTTAAAATAATACCTGTCTTTTTTGTTCTGTAATTCATCTTCTTCAACAATTGTTGGAACTCTTTCTGATATATTTATTCGAACAACTTCATCTCCATTATTATTTATGAAACGTAATTGATCATACATCCGTCTCCTTCCTTTTGAGAAACTAAGAAAGATCTCTTGTAATTCCTTTATATCAGAGTGTTTGTAATTAAATTGATGAGTATTCTTTATCCTTTTACTCTGTTCAACTAAAAGAACTAAATCGTCAACAACAACTTCAAACGTTTCGTTAATTGCTAGCTGCTGCATTTGCATAACATATCGTTCATTTTTAAATAACTCTCTTTTTTTTTCAACAATTTTTAAATAATAAAAAAAAGAGAGTATCCCAATAAAAATAAATGACAGCATAAAAAATATTCCAATATTTAATTTACTTCTCATTTTCATTCCGGTATGACTTTAGTTAAAAGATAAGAAGTTAAATAATAATTGTAA includes:
- a CDS encoding ATP-binding protein, producing MKMRSKLNIGIFFMLSFIFIGILSFFYYLKIVEKKRELFKNERYVMQMQQLAINETFEVVVDDLVLLVEQSKRIKNTHQFNYKHSDIKELQEIFLSFSKGRRRMYDQLRFINNNGDEVVRINISERVPTIVEEDELQNKKDRYYFKKTAALKENHIYISPADLNIEHSKIEYPFKPMVRFCAPVYSKENLFKGIIVINYLLDPILSGMERNVYDSKGVNILINNDGFYLHADSVYKEFSFMFNNVKEYTFKEEHQAAWTEINQKYSGVINNNKGIYTFTTITPTRYDNKNIVSLKDDELFIINEINTNYWKFCTFISKAELKAILFPIYKEYIISSLIILFSLFVFSKIISQQISKKQTAEKKLKESYVNLEKIVELRTEELVKAKEKAEESERLKTAFLTNMSHEIRTPMNGIIGFMNLLKTPDLTGKDQQKYIEIIQASGQRMLNTINDIVDISKIESSLIEVKKSNINITKKIESIFSFFSNEVKQKNLTFNLNRSNLELDIVMEIDEQKFDSILTNLIKNAIKFTIEGYIEVGYTLVNENNLHYFRLYVEDTGVGIPLEKQDVIFDRFIQVNYDSVNLYQGSGIGLSITKAYVNMMDGKINVTSRLGKGSRFTVDLPCNDSNIPDSMIQKTEEEYFNDCNVLITEDDQVSEMFLSELLKPYFKHIYIARDGLEALEFCKRHGDINLILMDIKMPNLNGVDAVKKIREFNKKSVIIAQTATANLGMGEDLNEIGFNDVVIKPINKKELLLRIKKNLVNTI